AGATGCGGGGGCGACCCGTCAGCGCCTATCGCGAGGCGGCCGCGCGCCTCCTCCATACCGCCGGCCTCGACGGCTTCGAGGAGCGCTTCCCGTGGGAGCTGTCCGGCGGCATGCAGCAGCGCGCCGCCATCTGCCGGGCGCTGGTGCATGACCCCGAAGTGCTGCTCATGGACGAGCCCTTCGGCGCGCTCGACGCCATGACGCGGGAGAAGATGAACGCCGAGTTGCAGCGCATCTGGTACGAGACGCGCAAGACCGTGCTGCTCATCACCCACTCCATCCCGGAGGCGGTGTTCCTGGCCGACCGGGTGGTGGTCATGTCCAGCCGGCCGGGCAGCATCGAGGCCATCTACGACATCGATTTGCCCCGCCCGCGCGACCTCACCGTGATGGGCGAGCCCCGGTTCGTCCGCTACACGCAGGAGATCCGCAAGCACTTCTTCGCGCAGGGCGATCTCGATCACTGAGCCGTCCGCGCAACACCAGACGGCGCCCGCCCAGAGCGCGATCCGATCAAGTTGAATCAACTTGATCGGTGAATCGCCCTCTGACTCCAAGAAAGAGAACGCGTTATCCGATCTGATTGCGATGCAATCAGATCGGCGCGTGCTCTCGCCCGGCGGGCGTTTTTTGTTACGCGACCAGAGCCATGCGGTGGATCACCCGCTCCGCGATCAGCTCCCGCCCGCCGGCCGCGGCGAAATTGGCAAGGGCGCCGCCGTCGATGTGCGCACGCCACTTCTCCTCCGTCTCCCAGATCTCGACGAAGATCAGGATGCGCCCGTCGTCCAGCGACTGGTTCAGCTCGTAGCGCAGGCAGCCGTCCTCCGCGCGCGTCTCGACCACCAGCTTTTCCTGAAGCGCGCGCAGGGCCGCCTCCTGCCCTTCCTTCGCGGTGATGATGGCGATGACGGTGAGGGGCGCTGCGCTCATTCTTCTGCTCCCGGAACGGCCGCCCGGCGCGGCCGGGGCCACCATAGCGCAAGCCGCACGCGACGCATCCCCACTCCGGCCCCGTTCTTGCTCCGCTCGTCCCGCACGCCCGCGCCCCGAGGAGCCGTGATGACAAAAGCCGACACCACTGCGACCGCCGCCCGTGCGCGCACCATTGCCTGCCCCGCCTGCCATGCCGTGACCTCCGTTCCGGATGGCGCGGACGCCCGCGCGCTTTCCTGCCCGGCCTGCGGCGGGCCGCTCTTCATCGGCAAGCCCATGACGCTCACCGCCGAGAGCTTCACCGCCCACACGTCGCAGAGCGACCTGCCCCTCGTCATCGACTTCTGGGCGGACTGGTGCGGCCCCTGCAAGAGCATGGCCCCGGTGTTCGAGGCCCTTGCGGCGGAGTTCGAGCCCCATGTCCGCTTCGCCAAGGTGGACACCGACAAGGAGCGGGAACTGGCCGACTATTTCCGCATCAGCTCCATTCCCACCCTGAGCTTCATCGCCAACCGCAATGAGGTGGCGCGGGTGGCGGGCGCCATGTTCGCGGGCGACCTCCGTCGCTGGCTCTATGATGCCCTCTCCCGCGCCGACGAGGCGAAATAGAGCGTCGGATTTCCGACAATTGGGAGGGTTCCAGGCTGGCCCTGATCTTGCGAAGCGCCCTGCCGGAGCCTCACCGGACAGGACGCACGCGCCATGGCCTTTACCGTCATCTGCAACAAAGATGCCCTCGCCGAGGGCGCCATGGGCCTCTTTCAGGTGGGCAAGAAGAGCGTGCTGCTGGTGTGGCCCACGGGCGGGGAGATCAAGGCCTATCGCGGCCGATGCCCCCACGCCGACATGCCGCTGACCGAGTCCACCTTCGACGGCAAGACCCTCATGTGCACACACCACATGTGGGGCTTCGACTGCAACACCGGAAAATGCTCCACCCACCTCGTGCGCAATGCGCTGCACCCCTATGAGATCAAGATCGAGGGCGACGAGATCCAGGTGGATGTCGGCCCGGTGAAGCCCGCCCGCGCGCCCGCCTGATCCTCATCGCCGGCTCGCCCCGCCTGCCCTATGCTGGCATCGGGAGGCGCCGGCAATGACACAAGACGCGGGCAAACGACGTATCATTGTGGTGGGCGGCGGGTTCGCCGGGCTCTGGGGAGCAGCGGCGGCGGCGCGGGCGCGGGAGCTGTTCGGCATCGATCCCGCCGCGCTGGAGATCGCGCTCGTGGCGCCGGAGGCGTTCCATACCATCCGCGTGCGCTGCTATGAGGACGACCTCGCGGCCATCCGCCTGCCGCTGGACGATCTCCTCGCCCCCATCGGCGTCGCGCGCATCGCGGCGGCGGTGAGCGCCATCGATCCCGCCGGCCGCTCCCTTGCCACCGATGCCGGGCCGATCTCCTATGATCGTCTGATCCTCGCCGCCGGCAGCGCGCTGACGATGCCGGCCGTGCCCTGCGCGCAGCCCACGTTCGACGTGGACAGCTATGCCGGAGCCGAGCGCCTCGCCGCGCACCTTGCCGCGCTGGCCTCCGGCCCGCGCGACGGCGCCGCCGAAACCGCCGTGGTCATCGGCGGCGGGCTGGCGGGCGTGGAGATCGCCTGCGAGTTGCCGGGCCGGCTGCGCGCGCTGTTGGGCGAGGGCGCTCCTGTGCGCGTCGTGCTGGTGGATCGCCACGAGATCGGTGCCGCCATGCGGGCCGGCGCGGCCACCGTGCGCGCCGCCCTCGCGGCGGCCGGCGTGGAGGTCCACGATCATTCCGGCATCGCGACCGTGGAAGCGGATGGCGTGCAGTTGACCGACGGCACGCACATCCCGTCCCGTACCGTCATCTTCACCACCGGCGCCCATGCGAGCCCGCTTGCCGGTCAGCTCGGCGTCCCGCTCGACCACCTGGGCCGGGTGGCGGTGGATGCCTTTATGAAGGTGGAGGGCGTCAGCGATGTCTATGCGGCGGGCGATTGCGCGGTGGCGGCGGCGGACGATCTCGGCCACGTCACCGTCATGTCCTGCCAGCACGCCCGGCCCATGGGCCGCCTCGCCGGCCACAATGCGGTGTGCGACCTCGCCGGCCGGCGTCAGGACCGGGTGGCCTTCTCCGCGCCGGATTATGTGACGGTGATGGACCTGGGGCCGGCCGGCGCCGTCTACACCTCCGGCTGGGATCGCGGCACGCTGGTGGCGTCGGGCGCGGAAGCCAAGACGGTGAAGCAGACCATCAATTGCAGCCGCATCTACCCGCCCGTGCCCGCGACGAAAGAGGCCATGTTCGCCGCCGCCGCGCCGGTGCTGCAGGCGCGGCCTGCGGCGAAGTGAGCGCTCCTTCGCGCCCCGGACGCATGCAGCGATAGCGGAATGCGAGCCGGCGCCCAGCGCAACATTTCGCCGAAGGCGCTGCTTCAGCTCCCTCTCCCCCTGTGGGAGAGGGAGAACGGCCCGCTGCGCGGGAGTCTTGCGCTGGCCCCCGGATCGGCGCTCCACCTGCGGTGTCGCTTGTCCGGGGAACCGGGTCCGCTCTTGCGCCACCGACAGCGAACGATCCATGCGGCTTGTCATCGCCCGGCTCGTCCGGGCGATCCACGGTTGGGCCGGATCGGGTGCCGGAATATCTCGCTAACGGATGAGTGGATTGCCCGGACGAGCCGGGCAATGACGGCACTGGGGTGTTCGTCCCCTCACCGCATCTCGGCGAGGAAGGCGCGGACCTCTTGCGGGTTCACGTCTTTCGCGATGAAGGCTTCGCCGATGCCCCGCACGAGGATGAAGGTGAGCGCGCCGCGGCTCACCTTCTTGTCCTGGGCGATGAGGTCCATCAGCCCGTCCGTGTCGGGCAGCTCGCCGGGCACGTCGGAGATCTTCGTGGGCAGGCCCACGGCCTCCAGATGCCGGACCACCCGCGTCACGTCCTGCCCCGGGCACAGGCCGAGCTTCGCGGAAAACGCAAAGGCCAAGGCCATGCCGATGGCGACGCCTTCGCCGTGGAGGAGGCGCTGGGAATAGCCGGCGCCGGCCTCCAGCGCATGGCCGAAGGTGTGGCCGAGATTGAGCAGCGCCCGGTCGCCGGTTTCCTTCTCGTCGCGGGCGACGATGGCGGCCTTGGCCATGCAGCTCGCGGCCACGGCGGTGATCCGCTCCGGTCCGCCACCGATCACGCCCGGCCAGTCGCGCTCCAGCGTGTCGAACAGGTCGCGGTCGCCGAGGAGGCCGTATTTCACCACCTCCGCATAGCCGGCCTTCACCTCGCGCACGGGCAGGGTGTTGAGCGCGGCCGTGTCGGCCAGCACCAGAACCGGCTGGTGGAAGGCGCCGATGAGATTCTTCCCCTGGGGCGAGTTGATGCCGGTCTTGCCGCCCACGGAAGAATCGACCTGAGAAAGCAGCGTCGTCGGCGCCTGCACCACGTCCACGCCCCGGCGCAGCACGGAAGCCGCGAAGCCGGCGAGGTCGCCCACCACGCCGCCGCCGAGCGCGAGCACAAGGTCGCGGCGCTCGATGCGGGCGGCGATCAGCCCTTCCACCACCTGCTCCAGCCCCGGCCAGCCCTTGGTCTTCTCCCCGGGCGGCACGACGATCGCGGTGTGGGCGATGCCGGCGGCATCGAGCGAGGCGGCAACGGTGGCGAGATGGCCGGCGGCCACCACGTTCTCGTCGGTGACGATGGCGACGCGCGCGCCCTTGCGCAGCGCCGTCACATGGGTGCCGGCCTCCGCCAGCAGGCCGGGACCGATATAGATGTCATAGGGCTTGCCGGCCACGTCCACGCGCACGGTGCTGCGGGTGATCTCGCCCAGTGGGAGGCTTTCGGCCTCGGCGGAGATGGCGGTGGCGGAGGAGAGGGGCGCCATGGCGATGCCTTCGGGATGCGCGACGAGACGGGCCAAAAGATGGGCATGGACGGCGCCGATCACCTCTTCCACCACCAGCTCATGGACCACGTCGCGGCTGTCCACGGTCACGTCGGCGAGGGCATAGGTGTCGGCCCGCTGGGCGTGCAGCGCGGCGAGCTTCTGCGCCGGGTCGCCCTGGGCGAGGAGGGGGCGGTCGGTCCGCTTCTTCACGCGCCGCAGGAGGGTGTTGAGATCGGCGCGCAGCCAGACGGAGACGCCGTGGCGCGCGACCGCGGCCCGCGTCTCCGCATTCATGAAGGCGCCGCCGCCGGTGGCGAGCACGCAGGGGCCGGATTGCAGCAGGCGCGCGACCACGCGCTTCTCGCCCTCGCGGAACTCGGCCTCGCCATGGCGGGCGAAGATCTCGGGAATGCTCATGCAGGCGGCGCGCTCGATCTCCTCGTCGGCATCGACGAAGGTGAGCCCCAGCCGCTTCGCCAGCCGCCGCCCCACGGAGGACTTGCCCGCGCCGGGCATGCCAACCAGCACGATGGAGCGCCGTCCGAGCCTTTTCAGCACCTCGGCGGAGGAGAGCGGCCCCGCCGTCTCGGTCTCGCCGGTGCGGGGCTCGGGGAACTTCTGCGTGTGCACCGGCTGGTCCTCGTTGACAGCTCTCGGGTGATGGGGCGGGCCACGGGATGTCCGCCGCTGGCCGAGCCCTGCGGCTCTAGCATCCGCCGCGCGAGCCGGCAATGAGGGGGCGCGGGCCTCCCCTCTCCCCTTGCGGGAGAGGGGTCGGGGGTGAGGGGTGTGCATCCCCGAGGCCGCTTCGGGCTGGAGGCGCCCCGCCCCCTCACCCCAGCCCTCTCCCGCAAGGGGAGAGGGAGATGGCCGGCGGGCACCGGACAAGCGGCGCCATCGGTCCTCCGATCAAGTCGGAGGACGACAGCGAGGGAGGATGTCGGCGCGACAAGTCCCGGGAGAAAACCGCGCCGCCCCCGCCGCCCTACAGCCGCACCGCTTTCCACACATCACAAACCAAGGCGTGGCCGCAGTTTTGTGCCTCTTGACTCACGCGGACTCTAGACAACAGCCCTCCGATTCGATTCCAATGGCCATGATTCGGAGAGATGCGGCACGTCCCTCCAGATCGAGGACG
The nucleotide sequence above comes from Xanthobacter flavus. Encoded proteins:
- the trxA gene encoding thioredoxin, with protein sequence MTKADTTATAARARTIACPACHAVTSVPDGADARALSCPACGGPLFIGKPMTLTAESFTAHTSQSDLPLVIDFWADWCGPCKSMAPVFEALAAEFEPHVRFAKVDTDKERELADYFRISSIPTLSFIANRNEVARVAGAMFAGDLRRWLYDALSRADEAK
- a CDS encoding ABC transporter ATP-binding protein, giving the protein MSAVLHRIETHPPAPRAEAAGTHIAIAGLTKTYKTRGGAVPSLKPIDLDISKGEFVAIVGPSGCGKSTLLKLVAGLLPATSGSITIGGVKVTQPPDGVGMVFQSPVLLPWRTVRDNVLLQVEMRGRPVSAYREAAARLLHTAGLDGFEERFPWELSGGMQQRAAICRALVHDPEVLLMDEPFGALDAMTREKMNAELQRIWYETRKTVLLITHSIPEAVFLADRVVVMSSRPGSIEAIYDIDLPRPRDLTVMGEPRFVRYTQEIRKHFFAQGDLDH
- a CDS encoding Rieske 2Fe-2S domain-containing protein, which encodes MAFTVICNKDALAEGAMGLFQVGKKSVLLVWPTGGEIKAYRGRCPHADMPLTESTFDGKTLMCTHHMWGFDCNTGKCSTHLVRNALHPYEIKIEGDEIQVDVGPVKPARAPA
- a CDS encoding NAD(P)/FAD-dependent oxidoreductase; translated protein: MTQDAGKRRIIVVGGGFAGLWGAAAAARARELFGIDPAALEIALVAPEAFHTIRVRCYEDDLAAIRLPLDDLLAPIGVARIAAAVSAIDPAGRSLATDAGPISYDRLILAAGSALTMPAVPCAQPTFDVDSYAGAERLAAHLAALASGPRDGAAETAVVIGGGLAGVEIACELPGRLRALLGEGAPVRVVLVDRHEIGAAMRAGAATVRAALAAAGVEVHDHSGIATVEADGVQLTDGTHIPSRTVIFTTGAHASPLAGQLGVPLDHLGRVAVDAFMKVEGVSDVYAAGDCAVAAADDLGHVTVMSCQHARPMGRLAGHNAVCDLAGRRQDRVAFSAPDYVTVMDLGPAGAVYTSGWDRGTLVASGAEAKTVKQTINCSRIYPPVPATKEAMFAAAAPVLQARPAAK
- a CDS encoding putative quinol monooxygenase; amino-acid sequence: MSAAPLTVIAIITAKEGQEAALRALQEKLVVETRAEDGCLRYELNQSLDDGRILIFVEIWETEEKWRAHIDGGALANFAAAGGRELIAERVIHRMALVA
- the aroB gene encoding 3-dehydroquinate synthase, with the translated sequence MHTQKFPEPRTGETETAGPLSSAEVLKRLGRRSIVLVGMPGAGKSSVGRRLAKRLGLTFVDADEEIERAACMSIPEIFARHGEAEFREGEKRVVARLLQSGPCVLATGGGAFMNAETRAAVARHGVSVWLRADLNTLLRRVKKRTDRPLLAQGDPAQKLAALHAQRADTYALADVTVDSRDVVHELVVEEVIGAVHAHLLARLVAHPEGIAMAPLSSATAISAEAESLPLGEITRSTVRVDVAGKPYDIYIGPGLLAEAGTHVTALRKGARVAIVTDENVVAAGHLATVAASLDAAGIAHTAIVVPPGEKTKGWPGLEQVVEGLIAARIERRDLVLALGGGVVGDLAGFAASVLRRGVDVVQAPTTLLSQVDSSVGGKTGINSPQGKNLIGAFHQPVLVLADTAALNTLPVREVKAGYAEVVKYGLLGDRDLFDTLERDWPGVIGGGPERITAVAASCMAKAAIVARDEKETGDRALLNLGHTFGHALEAGAGYSQRLLHGEGVAIGMALAFAFSAKLGLCPGQDVTRVVRHLEAVGLPTKISDVPGELPDTDGLMDLIAQDKKVSRGALTFILVRGIGEAFIAKDVNPQEVRAFLAEMR